Proteins found in one Quercus robur chromosome 2, dhQueRobu3.1, whole genome shotgun sequence genomic segment:
- the LOC126712865 gene encoding trafficking protein particle complex II-specific subunit 120 homolog: MEPDVSIETSSVIRIAVLPIGTVPPGLLREYQTMLLRQQTIPQSAISSFYTEHQKSPFAHQPWDTGSLRFKFILGGAPPSPWEDFQSNRKILAVIGICHCPSSPDLDSVIDQFNSACKSYASALVHRCFAFCPGDSQLEDGSKKGGNLKLFPPADTQTQEMHLQTMMQDIAASLLMEFEKWVLKAESAGTILKTPLDSQASLNSEEVLKAKKRRLARSQKTIGDYCLLAGSPVDASAHYSTSQELARLTSDYFWYAGALEGGVCALLLDRMGQKDPAMEEEVRYRYNSGVIVHYRKSFIQDNAQRVSPLSFELEATLKLARFLCRRELAKEVVELLTSAADGAKSLIDASDRLILFVEIARLYGTIGYQRKAAFFSRQIAQLYLQQENRLAAISAMQVLAMTTKAYRVQSRTSTSEHSLPNKQIGSSHLDGGKMHHHSVVSLFESQWSTLQMVVLREILLSAVRAGDPLAAWSAAARLLRSYYPLITPAGQNGLASALSNSSDRLPSGTRCADPALPFIRLYSFPLHPSQMDIVKRNPEREDWWAGSAPSGPFIYTPFSKGESNDSSKQDLIWVVGEPIQVLVELANPCGFDLRVDSIYLSVHSGNFDAFPVSVNLPTNSSKVITLSGIPTSVGPVTIPGCMVHCFGVVTEHLFKDVDNLLLGATQGLVLSDPFRCCGSAKLRNVSFPNISVVPPLPLLVPHVGGGDGAIILYEGEIRDLWINLANAGTVPVEQVHISLSGKNQDCVISVAYETLKAALPLKPGSEVTIPVTLKAWQLGLVDPDPAAGKSAFGSMMRHFKDGSSPTVVIHYAGSLSSSGDPSTVGSSVPPGRRLVVPLQICVLQGLSFVKARLLSMEIPAHVGENLPKPVHVDSQSTERAIGSESKLDRLVKIDPFRGSWGLRFLELELSNPTDVVFDISVSVQLENLSNADNDSADQDAVEYGYPKTRIDRDCSARVLIPLEHFKLPILDGSFFMKDIQADGPTGSRNSSFSEKNAKAELNASIKNLISRIKVRWQSGRNSSGELNIKDAIQAALQASVMDVLLPDPLTFGFRLLRNGLEPAKLDSPNELNSSVQSSASKGPVLAHDMTPMEVLVRNNTKDLIKMSLSITCRDVAGENCVEGAKATVLWAGILSGITIEIPPLQEIKHSFSLYFLVPGEYTLVAAALIDDANDILRARARTHSPDEPIFCCGPPYNVRVIGTA; encoded by the exons ATGGAGCCAGACGTGAGCATCGAGACCTCCTCAGTGATCCGAATCGCGGTCCTGCCGATCGGCACGGTCCCTCCGGGTCTACTCCGGGAGTACCAAACGATGCTTCTCCGGCAGCAGACGATTCCGCAATCGGCAATCAGCTCCTTCTACACGGAGCACCAGAAATCACCTTTCGCGCATCAGCCATGGGACACCGGTAGCCTCCGATTCAAATTCATACTCGGCGGAGCTCCACCGAGTCCCTGGGAAGATTTCCAGTCCAATCGCAAGATCCTCGCCGTAATCGGGATCTGCCATTGTCCTTCCTCTCCAGATCTCGATTCCGTTATCGATCAATTCAACTCCGCTTGCAAATCCTACGCCTCCGCTCTCGTCCACCGCTGCTTCGCCTTTTGCCCCGGCGATTCTCAG CTAGAAGATGGCAGTAAAAAAGGAGGTAATTTGAAGTTGTTTCCTCCAGCGGACACTCAAACGCAAGAGATGCATTTACAGACGATGATGCAAGACATTGCCGCGTCTCTGTTGATGGAATTCGAGAAATGGGTGCTTAAGGCAGAATCTGCTGGAACTATTCTCAAGACGCCGTTAGATTCTCAAGCCAGTCTCAATTCAGAGGAG GTCCTCAAGGCGAAAAAGCGAAGGCTTGCCCGGTCACAAAAGACTATAGGTGATTACTGTTTGTTGGCAGGATCGCCTGTTGATGCTAGTGCCCACTACTCAACTTCACAGGAACTTGCAAGGTTGACTAGCGATTACTTTTGGTATGCCGGTGCATTGGAGGGTGGTGTTTGTGCCTTATTG TTAGACCGGATGGGCCAAAAGGATCCAGCTATGGAGGAAGAGGTTAGATATCGATATAATAGTGGTGTCATTGTGCACTACAGGAAGTCATTTATTCAAGACAATGCTCAGAG AGTTTCACCCCTAAGCTTTGAACTTGAGGCTACACTAAAATTGGCAAGGTTCCTTTGCAG AAGAGAGCTGGCTAAGGAGGTAGTGGAGTTGTTGACCAGTGCTGCCGATGGTGCTAAATCATTGATTGATGCCAGTGATAGGCTCATATTATTTGTTGAAATAGCTCGGTTGTATGGGACTATTGGTTATCAGCGAAAAGCTGCCTTCTTTTCAAGGCAGATTGCTCAGTTGTATCTGCAACAAGAAAATAGACTGGCTGCTATAAGTGCCATGCAAGTTTTGGCAATGACAACAAAGGCATATCGTGTTCAAAGTAGAACATCCACCTCTGAACATTCTCTTCCGAAT AAGCAAATCGGATCAAGTCATTTGGATGGTGGAAAAATGCATCATCATTCAGTAGTCTCCCTATTTGAGTCTCAATGGAGCACCCTGCAGATGGTCGTGCTGAGAGAGATACTGCTTTCTGCAGTTCGTGCAGGAGATCCTCTTGCTGCATGGAGTGCAGCAGCACGCCTGCTAAGATCTTATTACCCTTTAATTACACCTGCTGGGCAAAATGGCCTTGCTAGCGCACTCTCAAATTCATCAGACAGACTTCCATCAGGAACTCGCTGTGCTGATCCCGCCTTGCCTTTCATAAG GCTTTATTCTTTTCCTCTCCATCCCTCACAAATGGACATTGTAAAGCGGAATCCAGAAAGAGAAGATTGGTGGGCTGGATCTGCTCCTTCTGGGCCTTTTATTTATACACCATTCAGCAAAGGAGAGTCAAATGATAGCAGCAAGCAAGATCTGATCTGGGTGGTTGGAGAACCTATCCAGGTCTTGGTAGAGTTAGCAAATCCATGTGGCTTTGACTTAAGGGTTGATAGTATATATCTTTCTGTGCATTCAGGAAATTTTGATGCTTTCCCAGTTAGTGTTAATCTTCCGACCAATTCATCAAAGGTGATCACCCTATCAGGAATCCCAACTTCAGTTGGGCCAGTGACAATTCCTGGCTGTATGGTCCATTGTTTTGGTGTTGTTACTGAACACCTGTTTAAAGATGTTGACAATCTTTTACTTGGAGCAACACAAGGACTTGTGCTTTCTGACCCATTTCGGTGCTGTGGGTCTGCAAAGTTGAGGAATGTATCTTTTCCAAATATTTCTGTTGTACCACCGCTTCCATTGCTAGTGCCACatgttggtggtggtgatggggCCATTATATTATATGAAGGTGAAATTCGTGATCTGTGGATTAACCTGGCTAATGCTGGTACAGTTCCAGTTGAGCAGGTGCATATTTCACTGTCAGGGAAAAACCAAGATTGTGTCATCTCAGTGGCATATGAAACCTTAAAAGCTGCCCTCCCTTTGAAGCCTGGTTCAGAAGTGACAATACCTGTGACCTTAAAAGCCTGGCAGCTTGGCTTAGTGGATCCTGATCCTGCAGCTGGCAAGAGTGCCTTTGGTAGCATGATGAGGCATTTCAAAGATGGAAGCAGCCCCACAGTGGTGATCCATTATGCAG GGTCTCTGTCAAGTTCTGGAGATCCTTCAACAGTTGGATCTTCTGTGCCTCCTGGAAGACGACTGGTTGTTCCCTTGCAGATTTGTGTTTTGCAGGGTTTGTCCTTCGTAAAGGCTCGATTGCTTTCAATGGAAATTCCTGCACATGTGGGTGAAAACCTTCCTAAGCCAGTTCATGTTGATAGTCAATCTACTGAAAGAGCTATTGGTTCTGAAAGTAAATTAGACAGATTGGTGAAAATTGATCCTTTCAGAGGAAGTTGGGGACTTCGTTTTCTTGAACTTGAGTTGTCTAATCCAACTGATGTTGTGTTTGACATTAGTGTTTCTGTCCAGTTGGAAAACCTCAGCAATGCGGATAATGATTCTGCTGACCAAGATGCCGTTGAATATGGTTATCCTAAAACAAGAATTGATAGAGATTGCTCTGCAAGGGTATTGATACCGCTGGAGCACTTTAAACTACCTATTCTTGATGGTTCTTTCTTTATGAAGGATATTCAGGCAGATGGTCCAACTGGCAGCAGAAATTCAAGTTTTTCAGAAAAGAATGCTAAGGCTGAACTTAATGCTTCAATCAAGAACCTCATTTCTAGAATAAAGGTCAGATGGCAATCAGGGCGGAATAGCTCTGGAGAATTGAATATCAAGGATGCTATACAAGCAGCACTTCAGGCATCTGTAATGGATGTACTGTTGCCAGATCCATTGACATTTGGCTTCAGGCTTCTTAGAAATGGTCTTGAGCCTGCAAAACTTGATTCACCCAATGAGTTAAATAGTAGTGTTCAATCTTCTGCATCTAAAGGTCCTGTACTGGCACATGACATGACTCCTATGGAAGTTCTGGTTCGTAATAACACTAAGGATTTGATTAAAATGAGTCTCAGTATTACATGCAGAGATGTAGCTGGAGAAAATTGTGTAGAGGGTGCCAAGGCAACTGTCTTATGGGCTG gtattTTGAGTGGGATCACAATTGAGATTCCTCCACTTCAAGAAATCAAGCATTCTTTCTCTTTGTATTTTCTTGTCCCGGGTGAATATACATTGGTAGCTGCTGCATTGATAGATGATGCTAATGACATCCTCAGGGCTAGAGCAAGGACTCATTCCCCCGATGAGCCAATCTTCTGTTGTGGACCTCCGTATAATGTCCGTGTCATTGGGACTGCCTGA